The genomic DNA TGTGCGGGTCCTGGTCCGGGCCGACCGGGATGACCGTCGGTCGCGGTTTCTCCAGCTGCGGGTAGAGGATGTCGGCCATCTGCGTGACCACGCTCTGCATGTAGGAGACCTCCGTCTCGCCGTCGAAGTCGTAGATCGCCGACAGCTCGGAGAAGTTCGCCTTCGTCCCGAGTTCGAACGCGAGGTCCTGCACCTCGCGGTTGGTGGACTGGCGGTAGAGCTCGCCCTGCTCGGGGTCGAACCCGAGCGCGAGCAGCGAGAGCAGGTACGAGCGCGTGTGCTCGTCGATTTCGTCCCACGAGAGCCCGCGTGCGGCGTGGGCCTCGAGGTCGGCGATGAGGCCGAACGCGTCGGCGCCGCGCTCCTGGTGCCAGATGATCTCGTCGAAGACCATCTTGTGACCGATGTGGGGGTCGCCGGTGGGCATGAACCCCGACAGGACGGCGGCGTCGGCGGGCTCGTCCGGCCCGGTGGTGTCATTGCGCATCGCCTCGGCCACGCGGCCGTAGTCGCGGTGGCCGAAGATGACGCCCCGGCGCATCAGGTAGTGGGGCTCGGGGACCTCGGGGAGGACCTCGTCGAACTCCTCGATGCCGAACTCCTCGAACAGTTTCCGGTAGTCGCCGACGGTCGAGGACCCCCACGGGTCCAGCGCGACGTCGTCCGCCCCTGCTGCGCTCCCTCCGTCCGTCAGCGGTGTCGCCGGCCGGTCGGAGGGAGGCGTGTCGTCGCTCCCGTGAGTGTCGTCGTCGGTCATCCGTTCGGTCTGACGGTCGGCGTGTCGCCGCAAAAAGCGTTCGTTCGGGTGGTGCGTGGTGGCACGTGGCCGCGCCGGGGTCCTCGAAGATGTGGGATGTCCACACACCACTCGCGCTGGCGAGGCGTGTCGGGAACGGAAGGGTTTACCGCCACGGAATGGACTGCTCGCGCATGAAGGTACTCGTCACGGACCCCATCGCGGACGCGGGGCTGGACCGGCTCCGGGAGGCCGGCCACGAGGTCGTCACGAACTACGAGGCCGAGGGCGACGCGCTCCTCGAGGCGGTCGCGGACGCCAACGCACTCATCGTGCGCTCGGGCACGGAGGTCACGGCGGAACTGCTCGCCGCGGCGCCGGACCTGCAGATCGTCGGGCGTGCCGGCATCGGCGTCGACAACATCGACATCGACGCGGCGACCGAGCACGGCGTCATCGTCGCGAACGCACCGGAGGGCAACGTCCGCGCCGCCGCCGAACACACGGTCGCGATGGCGTTCGCCACCGCGCGCTCCATCCCGCAGGCCCACGTCCGCCTGAAGGGCGGCGAGTGGGCGAAGGGCGAGTTCCTCGGCACCGAACTCCGGGACAAGACGCTCGGCGTCGTCGGCCTCGGCCGCGTCGGCCAGGAGGTCGCCAAACGGCTGGGCGGGCTGGGTATGGACCTCGTCGCGTACGACCCCTACATCGGCGAGGAGCGCGCCGAGCAGCTCGGTGCCGAACTGGCGGACCTCGACGAGACACTCGACCGCGCGGACTTCCTCACCATCCACACGCCGCTCACGCCGGAGACGGAGAACATGATCGGCGAGGCCGAACTCGCCCAGCTGGAGGGTGGCTACGTCGTCAACTGCGCCCGCGGCGGCATCATCGACGAGCCGGCGCTCGCACAGGCCGTCGAGGACGGCGTCCTGGCGGGCGCTGCCGTCGACGTCTTCGCCGAGGAGCCGCTGTCCGAGGACTCGCCGCTGCTCGACGTCGACGACATCATCGTGACGCCGCATCTGGGCGCCTCGACGGAGGCCGCCCAGGAGAACGTCGCCACCTCCACCGCCGAGCAGGTGCTCGCCGCGTTCCTCGGCGAACCCGTGATGAACGCGCTCAACGCGCCGTCGATGGACGCCGCCGCGTTCCCCCGCGTCAAGCCGTACATCGAACTCGCCGAGACCGCCGGCCGCATCGCCGTCCAGCTGTTCGACGGGCACGTCAACGAGATCGAGGTGACCTACGCCGGCGACATCGCCGACGAGGACGTCGAGCTCGTCACCGCGTCGGCGCTGAAGGGCGTCTTCCTCCCCATCGAGTCGCAGGTCAACGCCGTCAACGCGCAGGGCATCGCCGAGGAGCGCGGTATCGAGGTCACCGAGACGAAGCGCTCGCAGGCCGAGGACTTCACCTCGCTCGTGACGGTGACGGTCCACAACGACGAGGAGTCCATCTCCGTCTGCGGGACGCTGTTCGCCGGTGACGACCCGCGCATCGTCCGCATCGACGGCTTCCGCGTCGACGCCATCCCGGGTGGCCGGATGATCGTCTCGCGCAACACGGACGAACCCGGCGTCATCGGCCTCATCGGCTCGGTCATGGGCGAGTACGACATCAACATCGCCGGGATGTACAACGCCCGCCAGACCATCGGCGGCGAGGCGATGACCGTCTACAACGTCGACCAGCCGGTGCCCGACGAGGCCCGCGAGAAACTGGAGGCCGACGAGCGCGTCATCGAGACGCGCTACATCTCGCTAGAGGATTAATTAGTTTCTCGCTTTATATCGTTATTTAGCCGCGCCTTCTATTATAAATTCTCTACATGGTCAGTTATTGTGCTATCAAAACACGAACGGCCGCGATAACTGTCCCCGGCTCCCCCGCGCTCTCTCATGACGGCGGCGACGACCGACGAGGACATCCACGAAGCCCTCGCGCGCTCCGGTCGCGCGGCTCGCTGTCTCCGAAAATCAGAGATTTTCGGGATGACGAGGGAGCGCAGCTCCCTCGAACCACGCTCCTCGGCGGCCTTCGGCCGCCTGCGGTGCTTGCGTCGCCGTGCTTCCCGGAGCGCGCTCGCCCTTCGAGTCCGCCAGGGGGACTGTTTCGGGTCGAGCGTCCGTGCGTGGGGGTTCCAGCGGAGTGCTAGTGGCCCCACACCTCCCCGCGCGAGCGCCGCAGGAAGTCTCAGCCCGCTCGCTGGCGCTCGCGGTCGTCCGAAAATCGAAGATTTTCGGGATCACGAGAGAGCGAAGCTCTCTCGAACGACTTCGACTGTGGGGCGCTCGCGCGCTTCCTGTTGGTGGAACCGCCCGGCCGACCAGCCGTTCCCCGGCCGGGAGCGCGTGGCGGAACGAAGTGGAGCCCGCGCGACCTGGGGAAGGGCAGGGCCACCGCGCCCGTGGAACTGCCGAACCCTGGCGGACTCGAAGGGCGAGCGCTCTCGGCGAAGGCGGGCGATGCAAGGACCACAGCGCATGCCCGGAACGGCGCGCGACCGCAGGGAGCGCGCCGCACGCCCGGACCGCGAGGACCGCAGGGAGCGCGCCGCACGCCCGGACCGCGAGGACCGCAGGGAGCGCGCCGCACGCCCGGACCGCGAGGACCGCAGCGAGCCCCCCGAGTCGAGAGCGCGAGGGCTTCGTAGGCTGTCTTGTCGTCGCTGTCGGGATGATCGTGGAGCGCGAGGGCTTCGTAGGTGGTCCTGCCGTAGTCACACGTACTGTCACCACCGGGATGGTCGTCCGCACGACCCGGAAACCCGAGGCCAACTCCACCCTGTCACGTCACGACGCGCCATCCCGGTACTTAAGCCCGGGACCACCCAATCCCCGGCCATGAACGTCGTCCCGGACACGAGCGCGGTCATCGACGGCCGTGTGTCCGAGTTCCACGAACGGGGCGAACCCGTCGAGACGGTGTACGTCCCGGAGGCGGTGGTCTCCGAACTGGAGTCCCAGGCCAACGCCGGTCACGACACCGGCTGGGAGGGGCTCGAGGAGCTCCAGCGCCTCACCGACCTCGCCGACGCCGGCGAGCTGACGGTCGAGTACGTCGGCGAGCGCCCCACGAGCGACGAGATCGGCGGCGCCCACGAGGGCGACATCGACGCGGGCATCCGCGACATCGCCGCCGAGTACGACGCCACGCTCCTCACGAGCGACGCCGTCCAGGCCGAGGTCGCCCGGGCGAAGGGCATCGCCGTCGAGTACGTCGAGGCCGAGACCCGCGACACCGGGTCGCTGGCCATCGAGGAGTTCTTCGACGAGACCACGATGAGCGTCCATCTGAAGACGGGGGTGGTGCCGATGGCCAAGCGCGGCGAGATCGGCGAGATGCACTACCAGGAGATCCGCGACGAGCCCTCCACGGAGGCCCAGCTGAAGGAGTGGGCCACCGACATCCTCGCCTCGGCGCGCCAGTCCAGCGAGGGGTTCATCGAGCTCTCCGAACCCGGGATGGACATCGTCCAGTTCCGGGACATGCGCATCGCCGTCGCCCGGCCGCCGTTCTCGGACGGCATCGAGATCACCGTCGTCCGGCCCATCGTGAAGACCGAACTGGACGACTACAAGATGGCCGACGAGCTCCGGGACCGGCTGAGCGAGCGCCAGCGTGGCGTTCTCATCTCCGGGGCCCCGGGCGCCGGGAAGTCCACGTTCGCACAGGCCGTCGCCGAGTTCCTCGCGAACTCGGACTACGCGGTCAAGACGATGGAGAAGCCACGGGACCTCCAGGTCGGGCCGAACATCACGCAGTACACCGAGCTGGACGGCTCGATGGAGAAGACCGCCGACTCGCTGCTGATGGTCCGGCCGGACTACACCATCTACGACGAGGTCCGCAAGACCTCGGACTTCTCCGTCTTCGCGGATATGCGCCTCGCGGGCGTCGGGATGATCGGCGTCGTCCACGCGACCCGGGCCATCGACGCGCTCCAGCGGCTCGTCGGCCGCGTCGAACTCGGGATGATCCCGCAGGTCGTCGACACCGTCGTCTACATCGAGGACGGCAGCGTCCACACCGTCTACGACGTCCACACGGAGGTCAAGGTCCCGCACGGCCTGATGGAGGAGGACCTCACGCGGCCGGTCGTCGTCATCAGCGACTTCGAGACGGGCGAACCCGCGTACGAGATCTACACGTTCAACAACCAGGTCGTCACGGTCCCGCTCGAGGAGGGCGAGGACGGGAGCGACACCGGCGTCAACCGCATCGCGAAGCAGGAGATCGAGCGGGAGGTCAAGTCCGTCGCGCGCGACCGCGTCGACGTCGAGATTACCGGCCAGAACTCCGCCCGCGTCTACGTCTCCGAGAACGACATCTCGACGGTCATCGGGAAGGGCGGGGGTCGCATCTCCGACATCGAGAACCGCCTCGGCATCGAGATCGATGTCCGCACCCACGACGAACAGCCGGACGGGAAGCGTCACGCGGGCGGTTCCGGCCCGAGCGGGTCGGGTGGCTCGGGGGGGTCGGTCCACGGCGGCGGGGGCGGCGAGATCGTCACGCCCGAGGTGACCTCCCGGCACGTCATCGTCCCCGCCGAGGGCTACCAGGGCGAGACCGTCGAGGTCCAGGCCGGCGGCGAGTACCTGTTCACGGCGACCGTCTCGCGCGGCGGCGAGATCCAGGTCTCGCGCGGCTCGGCCATCGCCGAGGAGCTGGAGGGAGCCATCGACCGCGGCAAGCAGATCACCATCGCGCCGCAGTAGGCCGCCCGGTCGGGCGCGCCCGGTCCCGGTCGGGCGTGCTCCCAAGGAGAAACGCCTTTGCCCGCCCGCGCCCGCCATCAGGTAACCCGCTGCGGGCGCCGGATTCCCGCGGCGACCTACTATCATCATGCGAGTCGACGAGGCCGTCCCAGAGTTCGCCGACGCGTTCCCGTTCGAGACCTTCAATCGGATGCAGTCGGAGGCGCTGCCGGCCGTCCTCGACTCCGGCGAGAACGTGGTCGTCAGCGCGCCCACCGCGTCCGGGAAGACCGCGCTCGCGGAGCTGGCCATCTGCCGCACCCTCCGGAACGACGGGACCGCCCTGTTCCTCGCGCCGCTCCGCGCGCTCACCAACGAGAAGGAGTCCGAGTGGGAGCGCTTCGAGGAGCTGGGCTACTCCGTCTACGTCGTCACGGGCGAGCGCGACCTCAACCCGCGCCGCGCCGAGCGCGCCGACGTGCTCGTGATGACGCCCGAGAAGGCCGATTCGGCCACCCGGAAACACGACACCGCCCGGCACGCGTTCATCACGGACGTCGACTGCTGCATCATCGACGAGGTCCACCTGCTGGATTCGGACAAGCGCGGCTCCGTCCTCGAAGTCACGGTCTCGCGGCTGCGCCGGCTCTGTGACCCCCGCGTGGTCGCGCTCTCGGCGACGATGCCCAACATCGAGGACGTGGCCGGCTGGCTCGACGCGCCCGAGGACTGCACGTTCACCTTCGGCGAGGAGTACCGGCCGGTCCCGCTGCACGCGGGCGTGGAGACCTACTCGCACGGCGAGAACCCGTTCCAGGACAAGTACCGCCGCCTGTTCCGCGCGCTCGACCTCGCACAGCCCCACGTCGAGGACGGCGGCCAGGCGCTCGTCTTCGTCTCCAGCCGCCAGGACACCGTCCGCGCGGCGGAGAAGGCCCGCGACGTGGTGGCCGAGCGCGACATCGAGATGGGCGCCCGCGGCGACTACGACATGCACAGCGAGGCCCAGGACCTGGACAACGACACGCTCCGCCAGTCCGTCGTCGACGGGGTCGCGTTCCACCACGCCGGTCTCTCGCGCTCGGACAAGGACCGCGTCGAGGCGTGGTTCCGCGACGGCACCGTCCAGTTGCTGTTCTCGACCTCGACGCTGGCGTGGGGCGTCAACCTCCCCGCCCGCTGTGTGGTCATCCGGGACACGAAGTACCACGACCCGCTCGAGGGAGAAGTAGATATGAGCCCGCTGGACGTGCTCCAGATGCTCGGGCGTGCGGGCCGGCCGGGCTACGACGACGCGGGCTACGCGTACGTGGTCTGTGACGGCGCCGACGCCGAGAAGTACCGGACGCTGCTGCGCGAGGGCAAGGAGATCGAGTCGCGGCTCGCCGAGGACCTCGATGCGCACCTGAACGCCGAGGTCGCGCTGGGCTACGTCCGCGAGATGGACGACGTGATGGAGTGGCTGGAGACGACGTTCTACTACGTCCGGGCGCAGTCCGCGCCCGCCGAGGACGGGGCGGAGGCCGTCGACTACCCGTTCGGCGGCAACCTCCGGACCCGTGCCCGCGAGACGCTCGACGAACTGGTCGCCGACGGGTTCGTCGAGGAGGACGGGTTGCGCCTGCGCCCGACGCCGCTGGGCCGGCTGGCATCGAAGTTCTACATGCGCCTGGACACGGCCCGCGAGTTCGCCGACCTCGCGGAGGCCGCCGCCGAGCGCCCCATCGACGAGGGCGACGTGCTCCGGACGGTGGCGGCCGCCGCCGAGTTCGACTCCGTGAGCGCCCGCCGCGCCGAGCGCGACGCCGTCGAGTCCGTCCTCGGCCAGTCGTTCGCCTCCGACGCCGAGGGCGAGGGACTCGAACCGGGCCACCGGAAGGTGCTGGCCATCTGCCGGTCGGCGATGCGGGGGTCGACGCCGAGCGAGCTCCAGAGCGACGCCTGGGTCATCCGGCAGAACGTCCTCCGCCTGCTCGCGGCGCTGCACGCCTTCGCCCGCGAGTTCGCCGACGCCCGCGCCGCGAACCTCGTCCGCCGGGTCGAGGCCCGCGTCGAGACGGGCATCTCCGCCGACGCCGTCGGCCTCACCGCGGTCGACGGCGTCGCGCGTGGCCGGGCGCAGAAACTCGCCGCCGAGGGGCTGACGACGCCCGCCGACATCGTCGCCGCCGGCGTCGACGGGTTGGTCGACGCGGGCCTCTCCGAGGGTGTCGCCGAGCGCGTCCTGCGGAACGCGCGTGAACTCCCCGCCGTCGAGGTCGAGTGGGGCGAGTTCCCCGAGAGCGTCTCGCTCGGCGAGCGGGCGATGTGTCCGGTCACGGTGCGCTCGACCGCCGGGTCGGCGCGGGCGGGCGTCCGGGTGACGGTCAACGGGCGCGAGATGTCCAGCGGGGAGTCACACCTCGGGGAGACGGAGACGACCGTGGGCGTCTTCGGGACGGGCAAGGCCGACGCGTTGACCTACCGCGTGGAGGTGGCCTTCCCGGACCTGCCGCTCGCGCCCGTCAGCGAGAGCCGGACCGTGCGGGTGGAGTGACACCGGCGCGAACCGCGGACCCGTGGCCCGTTCAGACAGTGAATTCCGCGATCTTGTACGAGTCCTCCCCCTTGACCGTCCCCGGGTTGACGCCCTCGACCGGCTCCGTGTTCCAGTAGATGCGGACGGTGACGCCCTCGGCGTCGCCGACCGGGTCGAGGTAGATGGTCTCACCGGAGTCCCACGTGTCGCCGATTGCGACCTGGGGACTGCCGTCGCTCGATTCGGTGAACGTCTCCAGTGAACTGGCGAAACGCTCCTTGGCGGCCTCGTCGCCGCTCCCGGGCGCCCCCCCGATGTCCAGGTCCTTCGAGCCGCCGACGTAGAGCTGGTCGGTCGCGACGGACTCGCCCGATTCGAGCGTGACCGCTATCGATTGGTCGCCCGTGCCGCTGCCGTCGTCGACCAGTTCGTGCGACACCGAGATCTGCGGCGCCGGTGGCTGGCCGCCAGGCCCGAGGTCGAACACGAACACCGAGACGAGCGACGCCAGAATCACGACCACCGAGACCATGATTATCGTCCCGATGACCGGCGATACCCCACGTGAGTCCCCCCTCATGGGGCGAGAATTGTCAGCGAGATGTAAGTGCGTTTCCCCTCGCCCGGCTCGGCGCCGCCCCGGTGACGGCCGCCGTCGCTATCCTTCGTCCCCGTTCACCCGCTCGCCGCCCGTCGCCCGGAGGTACTCCTCCAGCAGCGTCGGGAAGCGCCCGCCGCGGACGTACCGCAGCCCGAACTCGTTGGCCCAGCTGATGACGCCGCGGTCCTCCGTGACGACGCCGGCGTCGAGTTCCCGCGCGAGGATGAGCAGGTCGAAGTCCTCGCGCGAGTCGAGCACCCCCTGCCGGAGCGCCCGGCGGTACTTGTCGCGCATCTTCGAGAGGATGCGGTCGGCCTCGGTCACGTAGTCGTTCCCCTCGGCGGTCAGGGAGTCGGGGTCGAGCTGCTCGACCTCGCGGAGCGCCTCCTCGCTGACGCGCAGGCCCCGGTCGACGCGCCCGGACATCTCCTCGATGAACTCGTAGACGATGTCCGCCGGGATGGTGACGCCGTAGCGGTCCGGACTCTTGCGGACGACCCACGTGTCGAGGCGCTCGAACACCTCCTCGCTCACGTCGCGCTCGCGGAGCATCGTCGTCAGCTCGTCGTGGATGGAGGGGGGCATGTAGCAGGAGATGTTCAGCTCGAGCCGCGCGGTCGCCACCAGGTCGAGCAGCCGGATGACGGCCGACTCCAGCGACTCCTCCTCCTCGCGGATCTCCTCGGTGATGAACAGCGACGTGTCGAGGACGAACTGCTGTCGGGGGAGTTCGCCGGGCATATCGGCCGTTCTCGGCCGACGTATAAATGCGTCACCCCCACGTGGTGCGGCGTGAGTCCGACGCCCGCCTCGGCTCCGGCCGGGCGCTGCCCGGCCACGCCGTGGGAACCACCCCCGTCACTTTTCGTCGGTCGTGGCGTCCTCGGGGACATGGACACCGCGTGGTTCGACCGGCTGGACGCGACCACCGAGGACCCGTCGGAACTGCTCGAACACTTCACGGAGCGTGCGTTCGAGGGCCGGTCCTACCACGCGCTCCCGGACGCCCGCCACGGCATCGAGCGCGGGACCGTCCTCCTCGCGGACGGCACCGTGGTCCGTGGGTTCCCCAGCGTCCCGCGTATCCTCGCCCTCGAGGCCGGCCTCCGGTCGGTCTTCGACGCCGACGAGACGGTGTTCGTCGAGGAGAAACTCGACGGCTTCAACGTCCGCATCGTCCGGGTCGACGCGGAGGGGAGCGC from Haloglomus litoreum includes the following:
- the serA gene encoding phosphoglycerate dehydrogenase, translating into MKVLVTDPIADAGLDRLREAGHEVVTNYEAEGDALLEAVADANALIVRSGTEVTAELLAAAPDLQIVGRAGIGVDNIDIDAATEHGVIVANAPEGNVRAAAEHTVAMAFATARSIPQAHVRLKGGEWAKGEFLGTELRDKTLGVVGLGRVGQEVAKRLGGLGMDLVAYDPYIGEERAEQLGAELADLDETLDRADFLTIHTPLTPETENMIGEAELAQLEGGYVVNCARGGIIDEPALAQAVEDGVLAGAAVDVFAEEPLSEDSPLLDVDDIIVTPHLGASTEAAQENVATSTAEQVLAAFLGEPVMNALNAPSMDAAAFPRVKPYIELAETAGRIAVQLFDGHVNEIEVTYAGDIADEDVELVTASALKGVFLPIESQVNAVNAQGIAEERGIEVTETKRSQAEDFTSLVTVTVHNDEESISVCGTLFAGDDPRIVRIDGFRVDAIPGGRMIVSRNTDEPGVIGLIGSVMGEYDINIAGMYNARQTIGGEAMTVYNVDQPVPDEAREKLEADERVIETRYISLED
- a CDS encoding PINc/VapC family ATPase → MNVVPDTSAVIDGRVSEFHERGEPVETVYVPEAVVSELESQANAGHDTGWEGLEELQRLTDLADAGELTVEYVGERPTSDEIGGAHEGDIDAGIRDIAAEYDATLLTSDAVQAEVARAKGIAVEYVEAETRDTGSLAIEEFFDETTMSVHLKTGVVPMAKRGEIGEMHYQEIRDEPSTEAQLKEWATDILASARQSSEGFIELSEPGMDIVQFRDMRIAVARPPFSDGIEITVVRPIVKTELDDYKMADELRDRLSERQRGVLISGAPGAGKSTFAQAVAEFLANSDYAVKTMEKPRDLQVGPNITQYTELDGSMEKTADSLLMVRPDYTIYDEVRKTSDFSVFADMRLAGVGMIGVVHATRAIDALQRLVGRVELGMIPQVVDTVVYIEDGSVHTVYDVHTEVKVPHGLMEEDLTRPVVVISDFETGEPAYEIYTFNNQVVTVPLEEGEDGSDTGVNRIAKQEIEREVKSVARDRVDVEITGQNSARVYVSENDISTVIGKGGGRISDIENRLGIEIDVRTHDEQPDGKRHAGGSGPSGSGGSGGSVHGGGGGEIVTPEVTSRHVIVPAEGYQGETVEVQAGGEYLFTATVSRGGEIQVSRGSAIAEELEGAIDRGKQITIAPQ
- a CDS encoding DEAD/DEAH box helicase, with product MRVDEAVPEFADAFPFETFNRMQSEALPAVLDSGENVVVSAPTASGKTALAELAICRTLRNDGTALFLAPLRALTNEKESEWERFEELGYSVYVVTGERDLNPRRAERADVLVMTPEKADSATRKHDTARHAFITDVDCCIIDEVHLLDSDKRGSVLEVTVSRLRRLCDPRVVALSATMPNIEDVAGWLDAPEDCTFTFGEEYRPVPLHAGVETYSHGENPFQDKYRRLFRALDLAQPHVEDGGQALVFVSSRQDTVRAAEKARDVVAERDIEMGARGDYDMHSEAQDLDNDTLRQSVVDGVAFHHAGLSRSDKDRVEAWFRDGTVQLLFSTSTLAWGVNLPARCVVIRDTKYHDPLEGEVDMSPLDVLQMLGRAGRPGYDDAGYAYVVCDGADAEKYRTLLREGKEIESRLAEDLDAHLNAEVALGYVREMDDVMEWLETTFYYVRAQSAPAEDGAEAVDYPFGGNLRTRARETLDELVADGFVEEDGLRLRPTPLGRLASKFYMRLDTAREFADLAEAAAERPIDEGDVLRTVAAAAEFDSVSARRAERDAVESVLGQSFASDAEGEGLEPGHRKVLAICRSAMRGSTPSELQSDAWVIRQNVLRLLAALHAFAREFADARAANLVRRVEARVETGISADAVGLTAVDGVARGRAQKLAAEGLTTPADIVAAGVDGLVDAGLSEGVAERVLRNARELPAVEVEWGEFPESVSLGERAMCPVTVRSTAGSARAGVRVTVNGREMSSGESHLGETETTVGVFGTGKADALTYRVEVAFPDLPLAPVSESRTVRVE
- a CDS encoding type IV pilin N-terminal domain-containing protein; protein product: MRGDSRGVSPVIGTIIMVSVVVILASLVSVFVFDLGPGGQPPAPQISVSHELVDDGSGTGDQSIAVTLESGESVATDQLYVGGSKDLDIGGAPGSGDEAAKERFASSLETFTESSDGSPQVAIGDTWDSGETIYLDPVGDAEGVTVRIYWNTEPVEGVNPGTVKGEDSYKIAEFTV
- a CDS encoding RNA ligase partner protein yields the protein MPGELPRQQFVLDTSLFITEEIREEEESLESAVIRLLDLVATARLELNISCYMPPSIHDELTTMLRERDVSEEVFERLDTWVVRKSPDRYGVTIPADIVYEFIEEMSGRVDRGLRVSEEALREVEQLDPDSLTAEGNDYVTEADRILSKMRDKYRRALRQGVLDSREDFDLLILARELDAGVVTEDRGVISWANEFGLRYVRGGRFPTLLEEYLRATGGERVNGDEG